A region of the Scatophagus argus isolate fScaArg1 chromosome 14, fScaArg1.pri, whole genome shotgun sequence genome:
TTTCCAGgttctcctgcagcagcagcagcacatggaTTGCTGGGACAGCAATGTTATCCTACTTTGCGGGGGACAAGAGGTGCTGCAGTGGAACTTGATGTTCTGAGGTCCTGGACATCAAGTCAGAGTGAAGTCCACCTTGTCCGGCGTGAATTTGGCCACTTAGCTGACTGGATATAAACAAGGTTCTTATGATCTGTCCGTACGATGAAGGGTGGGTGAGTGTCCTCCAACCAGCGGCACCATTCCTCCACAGCCAGCTTTACCCCACGAAGATCTCTGCCATCTCAGAGTCTGCACAAGAAGACTGCACAGTGGGTGGAGGTTACTGTCAACACAGGATCTTTGAGAAAGCACCGGTGTCCGAGGCATCCGTCCCCATGATCACCTGAAGGCTTTCATATGGTTGGATGAGGGTGGGATGCAGACAAAACAGCACCTGAGTTCTATGAAGGAGGCCCCAGGTGTCCAGCAGAAGGGAGTGAAGGTGGAGCTGAAAGCTGTTCACATGATAGCAAAAGTTTGTAAAACCCCCAAAAGAACAGCAGATAGACAAGGTTGGTGGGCACCAGCTACTTGGACACGGCGGCGACCTTAGCAGGATCGGTTCGCACCCGATCTCGTGAAATTGTGTACCCCAGGAAAGACACTGTGGCGGAATTAAATCCACACATTTCGGTTGGAGTGGCGGAGGCCGTGACGTGACGATTCTGCTCGTTGTGATGTGGGTTACAACACGTTTTGAAGAGCAAAAACATCCTGAAAACGAGATGATGCAGAGAGCGAAGAAAAAGTGAGCCCTTGCAGCACTTTGACGCCACAGCAGCCGACTCACCGCTGCCACTCGCcctcctcagcctgctgctgcagctgaagtgGGTTCTATTGTCTGGCTGCACACTCACCACCTGGCCGTCATGTGCTAATGGTAACTGCTGCGGCGCTTCAAGCCTCGCTGCCTTTGGTCTGCTCTGCCTCTCGTGCTACACAGGTCATAAATGCTATCATTAGGTATGCAGGGCGCGTGTGCGGCGGTGGAGGTGCGCTCGTGGTTGTCATTACGGAGGAGGTGATTTGAGGCGCGAAATGTTGGCGGCAGACTGACCTGAACACGGTTTAGATTAGTGCTTCTGTGGCAGGTTGTTGCTCACGTTGATCTCTCATGTTGTGGTGTCATTGCTGTAGCAGCTGATTAGACATTTCATttcgtatgtgtgtgtctcatatCTAACCTGCATTCTGACAAACAGGATGTATTGAATGATGTTGCagcatgtaaataaaaacaacctcAAGAGCAAAGTCAATGAGACACCGTTAGCTCAATTCTTTGCAGATGTGACAAGCTGGACTCAAGTTTTCAGTTGGCCTTGACATTAGTGACACAAGTATAACTTGGAAAATGTATGTAatgaaagtattaaaagtaaaagtactcaaaTGCAGGATTTTGTTGTATAAAACTGCAACAAATGATTATTTGCGTTTATTGCAATTGATttgctgaatattttctgttactttgtaGAATATTCAGAATATTCATTATGATTTCAGTCgtccagagcccaaagtgaaaCCTTCACactccaaccaacagtccaaacccaaatttactaaaagaaaaattcaaaaatatttttaaaaaattaaaagaaaaatcagcaaaTGTACTCATTTTAGAAGCTGGAAGCatgaaaaattatttcaaatattatcaAAATTTGACAGTCGCCTTATTCTTTAATCTTCTCATCACAAGTTCATAagtacaaacagacaaaatatcaAATCTAATTAACtctttctgaaatattttccacatggaaattaaatgttcagcttgtacttaagtacagtaaaaGAGTAGAAAACAGACGGCTGTTacaggaaataaacaggaaacaaattaaATGCACAATCAGTGAACAAGTTCTTCAGTATGAATGAACATTTAATAATTAAGTTTGCCCTTACAAATATGATAATAAACTATCATGAGAGGTTATTCGGTGTGAACGGTCATGAGGACGATTCAGAGCGACGTCAGGCTCCCCAGAGGACGAACCTTCTCACTTCACCAAAGAAGAGTTCAGTGGACGTATTTAAAGACCGGCGCCCTGCATCACTACACAGTCTCTCAGCTTTAAAGTTaacctcactgctgctgcattcaCACACCACTGGGAAAAACAAACGCTGCTCCTATTTGATCTGTACGTGCCAGACCATGTAAGAAATCTTCAGTGTCAGCCGCTTGCTGTAATTTTGCCCCAAATGAAGCCCATCTGTGCGTtcagcaaacaaacatcacatcaaAAGTGTCTTCAGTTGGGCCTAATAATGACGCTAAAGAAGAATATTTCGTTCATTTCCGCTCTCTGGCACACAGGATCAGATCTCGACTTCAGCGTATTGGAAACTAATGAGGCAGCTCTCCACATTCCCTGTCCATTCATTCGCTCACAGTGTGGCCCTGTGgtctgtttgatgttttgttgtgttttgtttttctttacttttttgtattttaacagaaaacaaaacaggaaatgagagaaaagactCTCATTGTGACTGGTTTTGTTGGACGTGTTGCTTTGCTGTGACTTTGATCTTATTTTGGGGTCTTAGGAAGGAAGGGGGCAGTGGTTGGTTTGTCAGGATGGTAGTTTGAACAGTGAAGGGACTTTGTGCTGCAGCATGACGTCTCAGcgctgacctttgacccacaGATCTAACAGCTGGACGCCTTCGGTTCGCCAGCCTTCGCTACTAAAGTGACCATCctgaggtttgtgtttttaagagttTGAAATGAGGGCTGAAACGAACTTTGCTGATTTTTCTAAACTCTTTTTTAAATCAGACCACATGACACTGAGCAATCAGACTGGACGTGTGGTCACGGAGGTGATGTGTTCGCCGTCGACATCAGCACGCTCACATCCTGTTTCACGCATGTTTTCCAGCGCGTTTTGACCGAGTGGTCGGGTTTTCTGTGTATCAGCATTTAACTCAGATTAACAATTATGAACTCAAGTGTTATTCAGAAAACATGGGAACATTAATGTCAGCTTAataaagtgaggaaaaaaagacgaaaaacatgtttgttcaCTTTTGGAAGACAGCGTGAAATATTTCCAAGGTGAATATTGATTGGAATACCTTTGGGGAATGTGCTCTTGGCTCTTCTGTTTCCAAGGTGCTCACAATGTTAagaatttttacaaaccaaacaatcagttAATGGAGGAGAAATAATCAGAagattaatccataatgaaaataattattagttgcagtcaaatgcaaaataaagtcAGCTCCACCTTAAGCAGTGTGCGAGTAATAACACACATCCATTACTATATTACTACATTAACAGTAAAATGGTCACAGAGTCCATTTTCCTGATTGTACTTCACGTTTCCTGAGgtaacattttcactgcaagACTTTGACTTGTAGCAGTAAGTTTATAATGTGATACTAGTACTTCATGTCTGAatacttctactactactagGAAAAGCCTAAAGCTGTGCAAATGTTCTTACAAACAAGTAATTattctctctgccttctctctctcacactgttTTCGCTTTTTCTCcaggattaaaaataaaaactaacgAGTCATGTTAATATTCAGTGATACTGTCCCAGTGGGATCATGGGAAAACCCGGGGCGCCGCTCTGCTGCCGAGGGAAACTGATGCTTTTGTGCGTGGCGCCATCAGCTGGCTGCTGTGGAGAACTGCAGGAGAAAAGTCAAAGTGAGTGACGTACATTATTCAGCTGCTTGTGTCTGCACTGACATCTAAACACCTTAAGTGACAGAATAAACAGTAAAGCAGAACATTGGCTCATTTTGCCAGACTGATCAGTTTAACGATTTAATTTAGATCACAtgagtcacacacatgcatcgTATTGATAGAAACAATGTATAATCACCTTATTCTTATTACGTACGTATATCAAGGTACTGATTCTCTGTTTCAAAAttgtcaactttttttttatgagaggagtcttaaaaaatgtaaataattaagCTGCTGGATGCTTTTGGCCTCACGTGTCGGAGAAAACTGTAATATTCTGTGGATCCAACCACAGATCAATAAATGTGAGAcaaaactgtttaaattaaaagtgaggcttttttaaaaaacagaaacaaaaaacagtgaaatgaataaatacagaacACGTATAAATTAACATGCTGGAAATAGATGCTGTTGAATAAATACTATGGCCTAAATATCACAAATTATTTTATGGaaagcatttctttatttttaattttgtttttagctgcagATTTTCAACTGCTTGTTGAATGTTGAAATAGAATGAAATTATAATGCTCAAGTTTTAATAACATATCTattaaaaataagatgaaaCTGATAAACACTTTATTTGGTTGCTGAACACAGAGGAGCGCATGTCGACTGCTTCTAACACTGTTTATATAATGCagtattatattaatatatgcAATTGTTTCTCGTTACATCTCACCTTGTgatgaaacaagacaaaaattaaaaatattacagcacacacatcaacactCACAAGCCATTAGGTGACATTAAAGGTAATATATGCTGATGTGTATCTGAAAGTCTACAAGATTCCACCGTTTTGCTTACAGATTTACGGCATGAAAACCAATAAATAATGTGCATCTGTTCAACAGCATTTACAATTTAACAACTTTAAGTCAGGATGAGGTCTCATGCAGTCAAATGTTGTACATGTAGCGCAAAACAGGTCAGTTATTAGCCTTTATAATCCACGTAAATacttattttacatatttatatcgCTGCTTTACATTGTAATGACAGGCAAATTAAAAGCTGAAAGCTAACAAGCTCGACTGGTCCTCCTCTCAGTGCTGAACGTCTTCAGCTTTGACCTTCATCACAACGTTTTGTTGGTTTCTTCTCAGGTGGGACCGATCGGCTTTAAAAGGCACAAATTATTTTGGCagtatttcatatttgttttaaattggcTAATGTTATGTCCTCTGCCGCCCCCCCAAACAcaaccagacaaaaacaaagtcctGCTATTGGTTTTCTGACGTCCTCAGCCAACAAAAGTTTGGTCCACTgtggagttttttgtttttgtttgtttttttgttgttgttgttgttgttgaactgttgttatatttacattttctaagACAAAGGAATTCAACAGATACTGCTGCACTTCACCAGGTTAATTTATTTCTCAATAAggttcttttctttcacttttaattttattgtgtaTCAATCGTTGggtccttttttgtttgtgtcttagCAGAAACTGACCAGAAATATTAAATTGGCTCCCTTGGCTAAAATTTCTTTGCTTGTCCTGTTcccactttttaatttttcataagGGCAAAAAATGCTAGCATTCATAAGTGTGCGTTGCAGTGTTAACGTCTAAGCCTTGGTCTGACCCTGAAAAGCAGATTGCTCTTTAAACATGGATGAAAACCCTCtgattaatgataataataacgTTCACAGGGACGTGGTGACAAACCCAGATGGTTACTTAACCTTTGCACACAGGCCTGAGCTACAGGAAGCTTTTCCCTCTTCCTTCACTATGCCAGTGCCTCCTGTATCCACCGAGCTCCACGGGGCACAGAGCCAACCACTGTGGCCTTTTTTAATTCTATGTTCTACCCACTGAGCTTGTGTCCACTGCAGCACCGGGGGGGAGGGGGTCACACTCAGGCCCCCTGCCACACTGACCACAGCGTGCCCAGCGTGATGCTGTAGGCCACCATGGCCACCAAGTAAACCCTGAAGAGCAGCACGTCCAGCACGTAGCCGACCTGCAGCCACTCCTTGGCGACTTCCCGACACCTGTCCCTCTTCTCCAAGAAGTGCCGAATCGCCGTCACTTCCTGCAGGATGTTGTCCATGACGGGTGGGGTGGGGTCCCTGGAGGGAGGCAGGCCCAGTCCGAGCAACCCGCCTTCTCTGTCGTGCTGGCTGAGCCTTCGGCCGATCTCGCAGGTGTGGTGGATGGTGCACTGGGCTGCAGGGTGGGACACATGGGTCATTGTAGTTTggaaatttgttgtttttctttaaactcGGACTAAAGCAATGAgaccctttatttatttatatagcaccaattcacaacaaaagttatctcatgacacttttccagttagagcaggtctagaccaaacatGCCAAACCCTTTTGATTCACATGTCGTGTTACTGGTAATTATTCCTCCACCCACCCGTCCCTACAAAGTACATTTTCGATAACATACcactaatttgcaacagcaaagaaaaggaaTGTCATGCCAcccttttatgttttctttttatttatataatgaggaaacattattaatgAATGTATCTGTAAAATGCTCAATgacaacacatttgttttctcacataTTCAGTTTTTCCCTCAAAGCAAAGCTAACATCAGCCTCTGAGAATAATTTAAATTCCAGCAGATGAATTTTTCTCACTGAAACGTCTTCAGCCACAAAGGAGAAGACTAATGAGATGGAATGAAATTAGCTGCTGTCACATTTGGTTTGATGAAAACCTGAATGCTCCTTACCAGTCCCATAGTTGTTGTCCTTGTAGTGCTCCAGGTCTGAGGCCTGGGAGGACAGTCTGGAGCAGAGGCGGTGCTTCTTGTGAATGCAGAAAAGGACCGGAGCTCTTTCCAGCACCAAGTACTTGACCCAGTGGGGCACGGGGGTCTGCAGGTCCTGCTTGTGCACCAGACGCACAATCAGCACGGTTTCAGTGAGGCTGATCACCAGGAGGGCCATGCAAACCACGAAGTACACACCTGTAAAACAGGTAAAGACGAGACGAGGTGCTTGATGATGATCCCCTTGAGCAGACAGCAGGGGGGCCGGCCTCTGCAGGAGGCAGCCTGTGGGCTACATActctatatatgtatatactgtatgtccatgtatgtctcacacacatagaTGGAAGTATGGAGGAGTGAGCAAACACTTAACATTTTCTCGTCTGATGCagttctgatttcttttttcaaccTTACCGAAAACcaggaaacaaaaaaggttttaattAGGCTGCTGAAGAGGTGTGACCCCTCTGTGTTAAGATGGGTTTCCTCCAGCTGATCGTGAATGCTCTGTTATGGACCAGTGACGTAGTGGTGACTTGCTGAGGTTGTCTCCCTGCCTTCCACCCGATGCAAGCTGGGATTTTCTCCTCTAAAATCCTGAAATCAGTGCTTGAGTGTGAGTGCACCCTCAGCCCTTCAACAATCTGTGCCTGCATGCTTGACTTGCAGACTAATTGCTGCTCAGTGTTGGTTTGAGCTCTCCTGATATCATAGTTCCTGAACCTTAGGGGGTGAAGTTCATGAGGTAAAACGAgatcatttgcaaatgaaaacaagcattTGCCTGAATGATTTCCTTGTCAAAAGGTCCTGTCCTAAATGCAAACTGTTGATAGGCAGTAATGGATCACCTATCAGCGGGGTTCCTATGGCGGTGGCAGGCAGGGTGTCCGATACGATGATGAGGAAGACGGAGTAGCCCAGCAGCAAAGTGATCTTGAAGGAAACCCTCTCTCCGCTGTCCGGCGGCAGATAGAAACCCACAACGTCCATCACCATCAGGAAGATGCTGGGCAGCAGCAGGTTCACAGTGTAGAAGAGCGGCCGTCGCCGGATCACCACCTGGCAATAAAAGCTTTTTAATCTGAAGTGACggctgttaaataaaaaatgcaggACACGagcagcttagcttagcataaagactgggaaAAGGAGGGAAAGCTGAATGTGAGTGATGAACATGTGTCTCTTTGGTTTAGTCagtacacaaacagacagcaggaagtTAAGATGATCTTAAAGCGCCATTTGTGGCCACAAACACCTTTGGGTGCCTCTGATGAAGATGTTAGCCTTCGCTAGCGTCTGCgactcttcttttcttcccctcaggTCTGAAACACAACTGTAGATTGAACTTTATCGTTGTTACTCGGCTTGCAGGTGCCCGTGCAGGCCTGCAaggtttttctgtgtgtttgtggtccCCCTGTAGGCTTCCTGAAGTGCTGAGCAGAGTTTTATTCCAGGGTGTGGGAGAAACAGAGGAACTTTTGATTTTAGTGTGGAAATCTTATCTGTTTATGCAGAAATCAAATGCGGTGTAttctaatttgttttattgcttgttgttttattatagCAGTTGGTGAAGTTGGCTAACATATAAAGTATGATCTTATCTCAAAGGTGTCCAAAAAATGTCTTAACTTAtggacatatttatttattggttggttggttggatGTTTCAAAATATCTTCTGTTTATCACACTAAACCATCAGTAAACATCAAGTGAGAACACCTACATGGAACTTCATCTCAGCGTAATAGTCATCGTTGTCCACACTGAAGATCTTGTAGTTGGACAGGATGTGGAGCAGCTCCCACTCTCCCTGGTTCATGAAGACGCTCTTGTCCTCCCTGAGCTCCTCGGGGCTTCGCATCAGAGTGATGTTGATGTCGTCAACTGCAGATCGAACACAATGATGGGCACAGCGTGAAACAGCCATGGCAACAGGTTAACGTTGCTCTCTGGGCACACGTCACAGCAGGCCCACAGAACAGGGCGGCTCTTCTACTAAAGCCTTGATGAGAGGAGCTGAAGGGAGAGCTGGATGTTATTTTCTAATGCCGGCGAATAGTTTTCACCGCACTGCCAGGATTACATCACAAGCATCACAAAGGCAGATAATTAGAGTcactgcaggagctgcaggggGATGTTACTAACATGAAGTATCTGTGAATCTGCTATCTGTGCAGCGAtgagctgaggaggagacaaTCCTCGCATTCTTATTTTTAGTGATTTCACTTGAGGATTTAACCTGCTGAATTCAATGTTTGCATTATGCTAACAGAAGCGATGGGCAAAGCTCTGAACAAGGTAGTAATAAACTGTGGGAATCTTTGAGTGAAGGTTTAAAGCTGACGCGTCTTCACCTCAGCGTGATTGTAAAGCTCCCCTCCAGAGATGTTTTAAGATGGATATAAAGCACAGATGTACACATGTTTCTAAATCCTCAAAGTTGCATCTTCTCCTTCATTAAAATCCTGAATCTACGATCAGGAAacgttgtgtgtgtgaatatgtgaaaaGTAAGTGAGGAACGTCTTACTGGTGTGCAGCCAACTCTGGAAGGTGAGGCTGCATTTCTGGACATCAAACGGGAAGTTGTAGATGTTCAGGGTGCAGGCCGTCACCACCTGGATGGGCTTGTAGTTACGCACCAGGCCGTCGTGCGTCACGTAGACATAAGGTATGTCCGGTGACTTCCCCACATCCACGCTGCACGTTTCAGACAGAAGGGACAACAAAAGTTTGTCGTAAGAGCGTTTTCAGTCAGGCTGCAGCCACAAGCAGCACAAGTGATGGCAGCAACATCTTACAACTCATTGATGAGGATGTCAGGCACCCAGACGTTAGCTGTGGGCATAGAAACCTGTTTGACTTCATCAAAGTCTTCTGGGTTCCACACCAGGAACTCGTCTGTCCACGACTAAAATGTTCGAGAAAGGAAGAAGCTGAATgagtaaaacacaaataaacctGCTAAGCACACggcatcagaaaacacacacggtTATGTTGTGAAGCTGTGGAGGCAGAGCGAAGCTGCTGGTGAAGAGGATTAAAAACCACAGCAGGTTGAAGAGTCACACTGTTATTGTGCCAAACGGATGAGATACGCGTTTGCACACTGATGCAGTAAATATTCCAGGTGTGTTTTAACTTGTCTTTCTCTTACCTGTCTGTACCACACGTATGTTGTCAGGACTTGATTCTTCTCATCCTGCAGTGGAATACAAGAAAAACCTTTTTATACTtaattgattacattttatattcatcACATGATGTTCATTTAAAATACATACTGACTATGCTCATATTAAATTACAGTTATTACCTGTTTGAATCACATTTCAATAGATTTTTAGTGAAACTGGGCATCGATGCTCCGACGTGTGAGAGATTACTTACAGTTACTCACAAACGTTTTTCACAgaacacattttgacatttcacagtAGAAGTAGTACAGTAGTATAGTGGTAGAAGTATTTCTCATGCTGTGAAAGAAGCCTGTCGAGCTCACAATCAGACAATCGCATGTTAAAACATCATTTTTACTAACAAGGAACACGAAGCCCAGCATGAGCTGACACCAAAAGGGACCCAAATGGTTCTTCTTCAGGTCCCGTCCTcggggtttgtgtgtgtttcctaatGAATGTGTTCAATCAGTCATATTCCTGCTCAGCCTCCACAAAATCACATGCcactttgtttgttgttgttgccacaGGGAGGTAATCAATCCACCCACGCACCCGGCCGACTGACAGCAGATGAGTGTGGACTCACCACGCTGAGGATGGAGTAAACCATGAGGTCTATGGCCACGATGGTGGACGTCCTCCAGTCTTTCACAGGTCTCACGCCCTTCTTGTAACCCGCACTCAGAAACTCAGAGAGCCGCACTAACGTGGCGTTGGCGAACCTCCCCGTGCTGCTGCCCAGCTTCTTCACTGAAAACGGACAAAAccttcatctgtttctgtgcGCGGACACGAACAGTTAGCCTTCAGTATTACATCAACACTTTTAAAATTCATCTTTTTACTCCTCAGTAGGCAATTGGaaaattaaacacaatttaACTTAATAGATTTTCCTCTAAATGTAATcctcaacaaaataaatcaagcaAATATATTaagttgtttttcacagttcaactcaggaggaaaagcaaataaatatcaataaatatAATGAATTGAGTTCCAACTGAATCTGaacctgaaagaaaacaaaaagtataaaaacaaatgtcaaaatgtccatgcaatgaaatgtaaataatttgaAGCTTACAGTGACTGTATGCAGAGTTTTATTTAACTGTATCTTAGCTGTTTTAAATCCAACTAATGAGAGCatacaaatcaaagaaaacaaaacaattctgcatccatattcatttaaatacacatacaagagtgagagagcaagagTGTCAGTCGCTCCTGGTGGTTTGCAAACCTTCATGTATAATTCACTTCCCTTAAATTTGTAAAACTAATCATTTACGacaatgacaaaacacacacagaaagttaTAAACTGTCTATTGTTATCCATATTTTTGGCGTGTTTTCAATCAAATTTCCTCTCATAATTACTGACATCAGGGATGTTTTGTATTGGATTAATTACCTTTGAGGTGAAACTGTAAGTCAAGTCTAACGCGTACATCTAACACCTGTGAATGAGGCTGGCGTACCTGTGCAGGCTCCTGAAGCTGCTGGCAGAAGCAGGAGGACGAGCGCAGTGCAGGCTGCTGAGGGTCTCATGGTGTCTGATGAAGGGCCTGGCGCCCGCAGCCTCCACGTCCCTCCACTGAATCCATCACTGCGCTCCCGTCCGCTGCGAAAACCCTGCGAGTGTCACGCAGCTGGTGAGGGTGGACCCATCTGCTGCCAGCTCCTCCTCGTTcaataaaacagcagctgaaagtcCTCTGCTGGAGTGCCGGTGTGTTCCGGTGAGGTGGAGGCGAGCTGACAAACAAACGTTTCAGCTTTTCATTCCCTTCATCGCGTAAAGCCCGCGGCGGCTTTGGGTCTGTTTTGCGTCACTTTCTTCATGCTGACATCCCAAATATTCAAGTTCAAGACCATTTAACCAGTCAACTCTCGCTTCTCGGTGTTACCAGTTACAGATGCGTAGTAATAtacaaaacctgaaataaaaacatggagaaaTACACAGCAGGTACCTGAACAGGTAGCTGAACGTTTATGTCCCAGTTACAGCCTTAATGCTTGACTCTGGGAGTTTTCCGTGGGCTTTTGAAGCTGGCTTGAGGTGTGAACCCATTAAGCCACAAAGCACAAAGCGTTTTAATTCATCCCAAACGTGCTGAATGGAGTTTAGTTCATCACACGTGCTTTTGTAGCACAGAGTGATTCTCAGTGCGCTGCAAAGTATCTCCACAAGCCTGAATGTAAACGAGCTTTGTAATATAGATACAGATATATATCTATCTCtatatattgttattattattattatttaagcaaacacaaactgggATTTTGCGTTTGAATATGAATCAGCTTGTGATATGACTTTGGTTTATTGACTtgagtgacagcagcagagttgtGTTATTAACTCTCGTCACTGTGTGATCCACCAGCTGACTGGCTGAAGTGGACCTGTTGGAGATCACCAGCATGCCTGTACTGGACTCAGAAATAATTAGAAATGTTCTCCATTCTGAATCTTTAGATCCATTAAATTGAATCTGTGAAGGCAGAACGTGAACCCCGCAGCCTGTGAGGGCTCCCAGCTGTCTCTCAAATCACTGTGTGCTTCACAAATAAGAACAGACAGGTTTATGGTCGGTTTGACTCTGTGgggcttttattttcacttctgtcATGTATTATCCTCACAGACGGCTCAAAGCTTTCTCTTTTGTCCCAGCTGAACAGATACAATCACCACGAGATGACATTCATATTCACAACAAAGCTGTAGCTGAACGTACAGCCATGAGTTACCTCACACTGACTAAACATCCATCCTCAGCTCTGTTGCATAACACCGTGTAACCAGATCCACTGGAAGAGAAGGTTTGCAGATAGCGTGTAAATTGCATTAATATGGATCTTTCCACCGGCAAGCTTCCTATGATGCACTTTTGATACTCTTATCATGACTATTAGGAAGCCAACAGGGACTGGAGACGCAGCAGCCGAGCGCTGGATGGGTTTTACTCATCTATTTTGTGGCAGTGGGATGGAGATTAAAGTTTGAAAACAGCATCATAGCATCACGCTGGCACTGGGGATTTTCTCCAGAGAGCTGCTTTATTATACAATATCTGTGAGCAAATCTTCACTGTCGGGAAAACATTCCCGACCAAATACAATAACGTCTCTGTCAAACGATGATGTCGCTGCACGGTGGCGGCGCAGTATCTGCACATTacgcacacacaacagacacataAAGGACAGCTCTGCTTTCAGACAGCTTACATTTTATCCTCATAGTTTTGGCAGTTGTTTGTACTGGTTAGTCAGCTGACGCCGTGGCGCTGCAGAGACAAGTC
Encoded here:
- the htr3a gene encoding 5-hydroxytryptamine receptor 3A, which codes for MRPSAACTALVLLLLPAASGACTVKKLGSSTGRFANATLVRLSEFLSAGYKKGVRPVKDWRTSTIVAIDLMVYSILSVDEKNQVLTTYVWYRQSWTDEFLVWNPEDFDEVKQVSMPTANVWVPDILINEFVDVGKSPDIPYVYVTHDGLVRNYKPIQVVTACTLNIYNFPFDVQKCSLTFQSWLHTIDDINITLMRSPEELREDKSVFMNQGEWELLHILSNYKIFSVDNDDYYAEMKFHVVIRRRPLFYTVNLLLPSIFLMVMDVVGFYLPPDSGERVSFKITLLLGYSVFLIIVSDTLPATAIGTPLIGVYFVVCMALLVISLTETVLIVRLVHKQDLQTPVPHWVKYLVLERAPVLFCIHKKHRLCSRLSSQASDLEHYKDNNYGTAQCTIHHTCEIGRRLSQHDREGGLLGLGLPPSRDPTPPVMDNILQEVTAIRHFLEKRDRCREVAKEWLQVGYVLDVLLFRVYLVAMVAYSITLGTLWSVWQGA